A DNA window from Halarsenatibacter silvermanii contains the following coding sequences:
- the thiT gene encoding energy-coupled thiamine transporter ThiT, giving the protein MNTTRTRIMAEAAVAASLSTVLSFITLWRMPQGGSVNLEMLPILFVAFRHGGGAGIITGLIHGLLQLITGPYIVHPAQLILDYPLAYMMVGIAGILPVFSELGKIKFGRLLFALGLGGGGRLLSHILAGAIFFAEFAPENQNPWIYSFIYNLSHLLPALIISVMVIILLFKQNSELFLQNT; this is encoded by the coding sequence ATGAACACGACCAGAACAAGAATAATGGCTGAAGCTGCTGTAGCTGCATCTTTATCAACGGTATTAAGCTTCATAACTCTCTGGAGAATGCCTCAGGGTGGTTCGGTAAATCTGGAGATGCTGCCAATTCTTTTTGTGGCCTTTCGTCATGGGGGCGGAGCTGGAATTATCACCGGCTTAATCCACGGCCTGCTACAGCTGATCACCGGTCCTTATATAGTTCATCCGGCTCAGCTTATACTGGATTATCCTCTGGCCTATATGATGGTGGGAATCGCCGGTATCTTGCCAGTCTTTTCAGAGTTAGGTAAAATAAAATTTGGCAGATTGCTTTTTGCCCTGGGGCTGGGAGGAGGAGGTAGACTTCTGTCTCACATTCTGGCCGGCGCAATATTTTTCGCAGAATTCGCTCCGGAAAACCAGAATCCCTGGATATACTCCTTTATTTACAACCTATCTCATCTGCTGCCGGCACTTATAATCTCAGTCATGGTCATTATTCTGCTCTTCAAGCAAAACAGCGAATTATTCCTTCAGAACACCTGA